In Chitinophaga sp. HK235, a single window of DNA contains:
- a CDS encoding amino acid permease gives MKKLAHLATLPTVFTLELTKTKEQPTEQKLKRGLQNRHIQLIALGGAIGTGLFLGIGSAAVLAGPSVILGYAMAGVIAFFIMRQLGEMVVEEPVSGSFSHFAYKYWGTFAGFASGWNYWILYILVSMSELTAIGVYVHFWWPEIPLWTTSLFFFIAINALNLSSVKVYGEAEFWFSIVKVAAIISMIIFGVYLLVSGSGGPQASVQNLWNDGGFFPKGLLDKDAQGNFQGLFAAIAMIMFSFGGLELIGITAAEADKPEKTIPKATNQVIYRILIFYVGALIILFSLSPWKNITTDSSPFVMVFESLKGFQFSLFGKTIYFTSLIANVLNLIVLTAALSVYNSCVYSNSRMLYGLAEQGNAPAFLSQLNKNHVPVKAILVSGLFAAICIVINKLIPEKALEVLMSLVVSTLIINWLMISVVHLKFKKHKKAEQVKTKFPSFIYPLSNYICLIFLIGILVLMWMTGMKLPVELIPCWVIFLYLCYLVVKKQKAASA, from the coding sequence TTGAAGAAATTAGCACATCTTGCAACCTTACCCACCGTTTTTACCTTGGAACTGACAAAGACAAAAGAACAACCAACTGAGCAGAAGCTCAAAAGAGGACTACAAAACAGACATATTCAGCTGATTGCCCTGGGTGGTGCTATTGGTACCGGCCTGTTTCTGGGCATTGGCTCCGCAGCTGTACTGGCAGGACCTTCTGTTATATTAGGTTATGCTATGGCTGGTGTGATTGCTTTCTTTATCATGCGCCAACTGGGCGAGATGGTAGTAGAAGAACCTGTGTCCGGCAGTTTCAGCCACTTTGCCTATAAATACTGGGGCACCTTCGCCGGCTTTGCCTCCGGCTGGAATTACTGGATATTGTATATCCTGGTAAGCATGTCTGAGTTAACAGCCATTGGTGTATATGTACATTTCTGGTGGCCCGAAATTCCGCTATGGACGACCAGCCTGTTCTTTTTTATTGCTATCAATGCGCTGAACCTCAGCTCTGTAAAGGTTTACGGAGAAGCGGAATTCTGGTTCTCTATCGTTAAGGTGGCGGCCATCATCTCCATGATCATATTCGGTGTTTATCTGCTGGTAAGCGGCAGCGGTGGCCCTCAGGCCAGCGTGCAAAACCTCTGGAACGACGGTGGTTTCTTCCCTAAAGGCCTGCTGGATAAAGATGCGCAAGGCAACTTCCAGGGCCTGTTTGCAGCCATTGCCATGATCATGTTCTCCTTCGGTGGGCTGGAACTGATCGGCATTACCGCTGCAGAAGCAGACAAACCGGAAAAGACCATTCCCAAGGCTACCAACCAGGTAATATACCGCATCCTGATCTTTTACGTGGGTGCCCTCATCATCCTCTTCTCTCTGTCTCCCTGGAAAAACATTACTACAGACAGCAGTCCTTTTGTGATGGTATTTGAAAGCCTGAAAGGCTTCCAGTTCAGCCTTTTCGGCAAAACCATCTATTTCACCAGCCTGATCGCCAATGTGCTCAACCTGATCGTGCTCACCGCTGCACTATCAGTATACAACAGCTGCGTGTACAGCAACAGCCGCATGTTATACGGTCTTGCTGAACAGGGCAACGCACCCGCCTTTTTATCACAGCTCAATAAAAATCATGTGCCTGTAAAGGCTATCCTGGTATCCGGATTGTTTGCAGCTATCTGCATCGTGATCAATAAATTGATACCTGAAAAAGCGCTGGAAGTGCTGATGTCGCTGGTTGTTTCTACCCTGATCATCAATTGGCTGATGATCAGTGTGGTGCATCTTAAATTCAAAAAGCATAAAAAAGCGGAGCAGGTAAAAACAAAATTCCCTTCTTTTATCTATCCTCTTTCCAACTATATCTGCCTCATATTCCTGATAGGCATCCTGGTGCTGATGTGGATGACAGGCATGAAACTCCCGGTAGAGCTGATACCCTGCTGGGTCATCTTCCTGTATCTCTGTTATCTGGTGGTAAAAAAACAAAAAGCAGCCAGCGCTTAA
- a CDS encoding lanthionine synthetase LanC family protein, translated as MTTHSVLARIYNDNLRMLETKAYDPYYAESLLKGPWGALFYLFYYERYIDNREQHAVKWLETLYSALQPQPVADYSYCSGTTGVFWLLHHLHHHKFIDIDIEWLASDFITSAIRESDQHLSQHNFDLLHGSAGICHYLLAYHQQEAVRAHLEKFANTLLAVSRMTDKGRSLPVFVMFETPVETGVDTFSLAHGTCSLLILLGKMYQAGIASATCKQLIEECIRFMWSHQNERRPEVPHALFPGILDGQQPFSRLAWCYGDFNVALALWHCGHYLQEDAWKQQALDVMRFTLNRNTDATAGIVDACLCHGSAGVAAFYRKFWYATQDPAFYTAAEHWHHNTLEKVLFSEEPHIHGIRGWEGIDKQWEYCWDLLDGSSGIGLSLLSHIHPGPLPWDEALLLS; from the coding sequence ATGACAACCCACTCCGTGCTCGCCCGTATTTACAACGATAATCTACGGATGCTGGAAACAAAAGCCTATGACCCCTACTATGCCGAAAGTTTATTGAAAGGTCCCTGGGGTGCACTGTTTTATCTGTTTTATTACGAACGATATATTGACAACCGTGAACAACATGCCGTAAAATGGCTGGAAACACTATACAGTGCATTGCAACCGCAGCCAGTGGCTGACTACTCCTACTGTAGCGGCACTACCGGCGTGTTCTGGTTATTACATCATCTTCACCATCATAAGTTTATTGATATAGACATTGAATGGCTGGCATCTGACTTTATCACCAGTGCTATTCGCGAGAGTGATCAACACCTCTCTCAGCACAACTTTGACCTGCTGCATGGAAGTGCCGGCATCTGTCATTACCTGCTGGCCTATCATCAGCAGGAAGCTGTTCGTGCACACCTGGAAAAATTTGCAAACACACTCCTTGCCGTGAGCAGAATGACGGATAAAGGCCGCAGCCTGCCGGTTTTTGTAATGTTTGAAACACCGGTGGAGACCGGGGTAGATACTTTCAGCCTGGCACATGGCACCTGCAGTTTGTTGATCCTGCTGGGAAAGATGTATCAGGCAGGTATTGCCTCCGCCACCTGCAAACAGCTGATAGAAGAATGTATCCGCTTTATGTGGAGCCACCAGAACGAGCGCCGGCCGGAAGTACCGCATGCCCTCTTCCCCGGTATCCTGGACGGACAACAGCCGTTTAGCCGGCTGGCCTGGTGTTATGGTGATTTTAATGTGGCGCTGGCCTTATGGCACTGTGGTCATTACCTACAGGAAGATGCATGGAAACAGCAGGCGCTGGACGTGATGCGTTTTACCCTTAACAGAAATACCGATGCCACTGCCGGCATTGTAGATGCCTGCCTCTGTCATGGCTCCGCAGGCGTCGCCGCCTTTTACCGTAAGTTCTGGTATGCAACTCAGGATCCTGCTTTTTACACGGCAGCAGAACATTGGCACCACAATACGCTGGAGAAAGTGCTTTTCTCCGAAGAGCCGCATATTCATGGTATCCGTGGCTGGGAAGGAATAGACAAACAGTGGGAATACTGCTGGGACCTGCTGGATGGCAGCAGTGGCATAGGCCTCTCCCTGTTGTCACATATCCACCCCGGGCCACTGCCCTGGGATGAAGCGCTGTTGCTGTCCTGA
- a CDS encoding cellulase family glycosylhydrolase, whose amino-acid sequence MRYPILFITLVFILSSHVYGQATWSVEKANAWYQQQGWLRGANFIPSTAVNQLEMWQEATFDPQTIDRELGYAQATGFNIMRVYLHHVAWQQDRAGFKKRIQQYLDLAQKHQIKTMFVFFDDCWRDTYQAGPQPQPIPSVHNSGWLKDPGGLIDRDSTLMDTLSIYVRDIIRTFKDDDRVVIWDLYNEPGHFKHGAKSWPLLKNVVAWARAEAPQQPITIGIWNKEFTDFNQYQLENSDIITFHNYRDSASMREAIDTLLTYNRPLICSEYMKRPNNSTFATHLPMMKAANVGAINWGLVAGKSQTNYPQGNKGGEPEPAIWYHDIFRTDGTPFDKGETDFIRKITNR is encoded by the coding sequence ATGAGGTATCCTATCCTGTTTATTACTCTTGTATTTATATTGTCCAGCCATGTTTACGGCCAGGCTACCTGGTCTGTTGAAAAAGCCAATGCCTGGTATCAGCAGCAGGGATGGCTCAGAGGGGCCAATTTTATCCCTTCTACCGCGGTCAACCAGCTGGAAATGTGGCAGGAAGCCACCTTCGATCCGCAGACCATTGACAGGGAGCTGGGTTATGCACAGGCCACCGGTTTTAACATCATGCGTGTTTATCTGCATCACGTAGCGTGGCAGCAAGACAGAGCAGGTTTCAAAAAAAGAATACAGCAATACCTCGACCTGGCACAAAAGCATCAGATCAAAACCATGTTCGTTTTTTTTGATGACTGCTGGAGAGATACATACCAGGCAGGCCCTCAGCCACAGCCCATTCCCAGCGTGCATAACAGCGGATGGCTGAAAGATCCCGGCGGCCTGATTGACCGCGATAGTACCCTCATGGATACACTGAGTATATATGTCAGGGATATCATCCGGACTTTTAAAGATGATGACCGGGTAGTGATCTGGGATTTGTATAATGAACCCGGGCATTTTAAACATGGCGCCAAAAGCTGGCCCCTGCTGAAAAATGTGGTGGCCTGGGCCAGAGCAGAAGCGCCACAGCAGCCTATTACCATCGGCATCTGGAACAAGGAATTCACAGACTTCAACCAATACCAGCTGGAGAACTCAGACATTATCACTTTTCATAATTACCGGGACAGTGCCTCCATGCGGGAAGCCATCGATACACTCCTGACTTACAACAGGCCGCTGATCTGCTCTGAATATATGAAACGGCCCAACAACAGCACTTTCGCCACTCATCTCCCCATGATGAAAGCAGCCAACGTAGGAGCCATCAACTGGGGGCTGGTAGCCGGCAAAAGCCAGACCAACTACCCCCAGGGAAATAAAGGTGGAGAACCCGAGCCTGCAATCTGGTACCATGATATCTTCCGGACAGACGGCACCCCGTTTGACAAGGGGGAAACAGACTTCATCCGGAAGATCACCAACCGTTGA
- a CDS encoding PepSY domain-containing protein, whose protein sequence is MAKSKHYYIRKSHRYLGLLLGIQFLFWTIGGLYFSWSNMDDVHGDFQKKAEPLLSGNLQLVSPSVALDNIRKAHQADSFAAVQLIQILGKPVYQVKSRHMEHEHEGHTNRAAYTTYLADATTGQLRPALSREEAIAVASSRFNGTPAVKSVEYLTSTHGHHEYRESPLPAYAVTFEHPSATTVYVATDLGTVQKFRNNKWRAFDFLWMLHTMDYQGRDNFGNILLRAFSILGLITVVSGFLLWGISTGLFKKRKKVAKRALV, encoded by the coding sequence ATGGCGAAAAGCAAACACTATTACATCCGGAAGTCACACCGTTACCTGGGGCTGTTGCTGGGTATACAATTCCTGTTCTGGACCATTGGCGGACTATATTTCAGCTGGAGCAATATGGACGACGTACATGGTGATTTCCAGAAAAAAGCAGAACCGCTTCTCTCGGGCAACCTGCAGCTGGTATCCCCTTCCGTGGCGCTGGACAACATTCGGAAGGCCCACCAGGCCGACTCCTTTGCTGCTGTGCAACTGATACAGATCCTGGGAAAACCGGTGTATCAGGTGAAGAGCCGGCACATGGAGCATGAACATGAAGGACATACCAACAGGGCCGCCTACACTACCTACCTGGCGGATGCCACCACCGGGCAGCTCCGGCCGGCACTAAGCCGGGAAGAAGCCATTGCTGTGGCCAGTAGCCGGTTCAATGGAACACCTGCTGTTAAATCCGTGGAATACCTGACATCCACCCATGGTCACCATGAATACAGGGAAAGCCCTCTGCCGGCATATGCTGTCACTTTTGAACATCCCTCCGCCACCACTGTATACGTAGCCACTGACCTGGGTACCGTGCAGAAATTCCGCAATAACAAATGGAGGGCCTTCGACTTCCTGTGGATGCTCCATACGATGGATTACCAGGGAAGGGATAATTTCGGTAACATCCTGCTGCGCGCTTTTTCTATACTGGGACTGATTACGGTTGTATCCGGGTTCCTGTTATGGGGTATCAGTACCGGCCTTTTTAAGAAAAGGAAAAAAGTAGCTAAAAGGGCGTTGGTGTAA
- a CDS encoding AraC family transcriptional regulator has product MAHRKEHRAIIKQAEFMRSNGFNDVPGIGLYVTTDVNMADYNKIEFNFRSDFTSILLIQQGTMKGSLDRELYTLEPNDLLLIPPHTMKKSISTGEGCIGSGLNFTLDFLVEIGLPANKMELYDYFTSKYSPHWKLSATDANILRTHFRHLAARMEELKQQLPFAREKLQHTFLLFMYELAALSTRYTQLKNPNVSRKESLVISFTNLVQVQFRHQRNLKQYAEQLFVTAKYLTETVKEITGKNAGEIIDDYVVLEAKLLLDNPKLSIAEIAETLHFSDQSFFGKFFKRHTGYSPRAFRTLGH; this is encoded by the coding sequence ATGGCACACAGGAAAGAGCACAGAGCGATTATCAAACAGGCTGAATTCATGCGCAGCAATGGATTCAATGATGTGCCAGGCATTGGGCTCTATGTAACCACTGATGTGAACATGGCTGACTACAACAAAATAGAATTTAATTTCAGGTCAGACTTCACCAGTATCCTGCTGATCCAACAAGGGACAATGAAGGGTTCACTGGACCGGGAATTATACACCCTGGAGCCCAACGATCTGTTGCTGATTCCTCCTCATACCATGAAAAAGTCTATTAGCACGGGAGAAGGATGTATAGGCTCGGGCCTTAACTTCACACTCGACTTCCTCGTGGAAATAGGTTTACCGGCCAACAAGATGGAGCTGTATGATTATTTCACTTCCAAATATTCCCCTCACTGGAAACTTTCCGCTACCGATGCCAACATCCTGCGGACACATTTCCGGCACCTGGCGGCCCGTATGGAAGAACTAAAACAACAACTACCCTTTGCCAGAGAAAAGCTGCAGCATACCTTTCTGCTGTTCATGTACGAATTGGCAGCACTGAGTACCCGGTACACACAGCTGAAAAACCCGAATGTTTCCAGAAAAGAAAGCCTGGTGATCAGTTTCACCAATCTGGTACAGGTGCAGTTCAGGCATCAGCGCAATTTAAAGCAGTATGCAGAGCAACTGTTTGTAACTGCCAAATACCTGACAGAAACCGTTAAAGAAATCACTGGAAAAAATGCCGGCGAAATCATCGACGACTATGTAGTGCTGGAAGCCAAATTGTTGCTCGACAATCCGAAACTAAGTATTGCCGAGATAGCAGAAACCCTGCACTTCAGTGACCAGTCTTTCTTCGGTAAGTTTTTCAAACGCCATACCGGCTATTCGCCGCGAGCCTTCAGGACGCTGGGGCACTGA
- a CDS encoding efflux RND transporter periplasmic adaptor subunit — MAAMLAGCGNKAVQQEQQAPVKVSVFKVSTSDIPREFSYSGTIEPDNTADIGFAVPGVVNSILVEEGQTVKQGQLLAAIDATEYSNALAIATAGLEQAEDMYNRLNDLYQKGSLPAKDYIDIRTKVAQAKANKQISAKHISDSRLYSPISGIIAARKIERGSAAAPGVPAFTIVKTDMVYAKAAIPESEVGSFKQGTIAKVYIPTLQDSVSGKITIINPQADAVSRTYNIKIKIPNSNGSLLPGMLANISINTGKSLSSLTVPATAVVRDADDITYVFIAGTQHKAIRKRITVGALTGKNEVVVTTGLQGGEQVITTGLSNLKDGASINL, encoded by the coding sequence ATGGCAGCAATGCTGGCAGGTTGCGGCAACAAGGCAGTACAGCAGGAGCAGCAGGCACCGGTTAAAGTGAGCGTATTTAAAGTCAGTACCAGTGATATACCCCGGGAATTCAGCTACTCCGGCACTATAGAGCCGGACAATACCGCTGATATTGGCTTTGCAGTGCCTGGTGTGGTGAACAGCATTCTGGTGGAAGAAGGCCAGACCGTAAAACAGGGACAGCTGCTGGCAGCTATCGATGCTACCGAATACAGTAATGCCCTTGCAATCGCCACTGCGGGCCTGGAGCAGGCAGAAGATATGTACAACCGGCTAAACGATCTTTATCAGAAAGGTAGTCTGCCTGCCAAAGACTATATCGATATCCGGACCAAAGTCGCACAAGCCAAGGCCAACAAACAGATCAGCGCCAAACATATTTCCGACAGCAGGCTCTACTCCCCTATCTCCGGCATCATCGCTGCCAGAAAGATAGAAAGAGGCAGTGCCGCAGCTCCCGGCGTACCTGCTTTCACCATCGTAAAAACAGACATGGTATACGCCAAAGCAGCCATACCGGAAAGTGAAGTCGGTTCCTTCAAACAGGGCACGATCGCTAAAGTATACATCCCTACGCTGCAGGACAGCGTGAGTGGTAAAATCACCATCATCAACCCGCAGGCCGATGCTGTATCAAGGACCTATAATATCAAAATAAAAATCCCCAACAGCAACGGCAGCCTGTTGCCCGGCATGCTGGCCAACATCAGCATCAACACAGGGAAAAGCCTGAGCAGCCTTACCGTACCCGCTACTGCCGTGGTAAGGGATGCAGATGATATCACTTATGTGTTTATCGCCGGCACACAACACAAAGCCATCCGCAAACGCATCACTGTAGGAGCCCTTACCGGCAAAAATGAAGTAGTGGTAACAACAGGGTTGCAGGGCGGCGAACAGGTGATCACCACCGGCCTTTCCAATCTCAAAGACGGCGCCTCCATCAACCTGTAA
- a CDS encoding LamG-like jellyroll fold domain-containing protein: protein MKKVLLTAAVSLAALTLSGQTPAYQQPFNQDTAWQTCPGVNGTALNLSSSVAVRKPVMLPAVLKQYEGAYTVQCWAKAAADNENYVLLSTTPPDDPKQPGWKIGVQANGAWYWEIRNGNTGYTYYPTPQRQSIRDGRWHQLTYSFDAAKQEAALYLDGRQMAIYHIPGIPAANSPGPLYAGGLPSGDIGEWNTFNGELDELVIYKTVLSPQQVRSSYARYFTPQPEMTLQPGKQLTVMNYNIWHGGNETGKGTGPQRITDIIRQSGADIVSMQETYGSGEKIADALGYYFYLRSSNLSIMSRFPIAETLDGERPFYNGGAYIRLNQQQKIAFITNWLSYPFDYWDMLEKNQPLNIDTLLAGMEKHNAAQLSATLKVIRPYINNAETVPVIFCGDLNSGSHLDWVESTRSLNHGYVVPFPQSRLMLEAGFTDSYRKIHPDPLKDRGITWSPQFPQAFKDRIDYIYYKGKLRPVKSFTITTHPVRYPSDHAALVTVFSVE, encoded by the coding sequence ATGAAAAAAGTTTTATTGACCGCCGCAGTTTCTCTTGCGGCGCTAACCCTTTCCGGGCAAACACCTGCCTATCAGCAGCCTTTCAATCAGGACACCGCATGGCAGACATGCCCAGGTGTAAATGGTACGGCGCTTAACCTCAGCAGCAGTGTGGCGGTACGAAAGCCGGTAATGCTGCCGGCAGTATTAAAACAGTACGAAGGCGCCTATACCGTGCAGTGTTGGGCCAAAGCCGCGGCAGACAACGAAAATTATGTCCTGCTTTCCACGACCCCTCCTGATGATCCTAAACAGCCCGGCTGGAAAATAGGCGTGCAGGCCAACGGCGCCTGGTATTGGGAGATCAGGAACGGCAATACGGGCTACACCTACTATCCCACGCCACAGCGGCAAAGTATCCGTGATGGCAGATGGCATCAGTTGACCTATAGCTTTGATGCCGCCAAACAGGAAGCCGCCCTTTATCTGGATGGCCGGCAAATGGCGATTTATCACATACCGGGCATCCCTGCGGCCAATTCCCCTGGCCCGCTTTATGCCGGCGGCCTCCCCAGCGGTGATATCGGTGAGTGGAACACCTTTAACGGCGAACTGGACGAACTGGTGATATACAAAACGGTGCTTTCTCCACAACAGGTCCGTAGTTCCTATGCCCGTTATTTCACTCCGCAGCCGGAGATGACATTACAACCGGGAAAACAGCTCACGGTTATGAACTACAATATCTGGCATGGTGGCAATGAAACCGGTAAAGGCACAGGACCACAACGGATAACGGATATCATCCGCCAGTCGGGCGCAGATATTGTCTCCATGCAGGAAACGTATGGCTCAGGAGAAAAAATCGCGGATGCACTGGGCTACTACTTTTATCTGCGTAGCAGCAACCTCAGTATCATGAGCCGTTTCCCCATCGCGGAAACCCTGGATGGTGAAAGGCCTTTCTATAACGGTGGCGCCTATATCCGTTTAAATCAACAGCAAAAAATCGCTTTTATCACCAACTGGCTTAGTTACCCATTCGATTACTGGGATATGCTGGAGAAAAACCAACCCCTTAACATAGACACACTGCTGGCGGGCATGGAGAAACACAATGCTGCCCAGCTGAGCGCCACGCTGAAGGTGATCAGGCCATATATCAATAATGCTGAAACAGTGCCCGTCATTTTCTGCGGAGATCTTAACAGTGGTTCCCATCTGGACTGGGTGGAAAGTACCCGATCTCTCAATCATGGTTATGTGGTCCCTTTCCCGCAAAGCCGGCTCATGCTCGAAGCCGGTTTCACCGACAGCTACAGAAAGATCCATCCCGACCCGCTGAAAGACAGAGGCATCACCTGGAGCCCTCAGTTCCCACAGGCTTTTAAAGATCGCATTGATTATATTTATTATAAGGGGAAACTGCGCCCGGTAAAATCATTCACCATTACTACGCATCCCGTCCGGTATCCCTCGGATCATGCTGCGCTGGTGACCGTTTTTAGTGTGGAATAG
- a CDS encoding linear amide C-N hydrolase yields MKIRFIIPLALLFLTQVFFCSHVDACTGIFLKAGDGAFVCARTMEYSVDLESQVIIFPRNYPFNAVSPDGGNKGLSWKTKYAMVGINALGKDALAEGMNEKGLSVGLFYLAGYAGYMDVPAKKIAKSISATDVSAWLLSNFTTVDEVKKAVDSGILINKGIPLYINGGIPFPLHYKVHDAQGKSLVIECVGGKLYTYNNPLGVLTNSPTFDWHMTNLRNYVNLKPTNASLVKMTGESVQGSNGSGMLGLPGDFTASSRFIRAVAYTQSMEPSLNAYEAVTQAFHILNSFDIPKGVIRNAAYPRNNEYTLWTSASDLKNKRFYFHTFYNRTPHVIDLMKYLNTNKVLTFSMDAPEELVQN; encoded by the coding sequence ATGAAGATCAGATTCATTATTCCCCTAGCCTTACTATTCCTGACACAGGTATTTTTTTGCTCTCACGTGGATGCCTGTACCGGAATTTTTCTGAAAGCCGGAGACGGTGCCTTTGTATGTGCCCGCACTATGGAATATTCTGTTGACCTGGAATCACAGGTCATTATCTTCCCCCGCAACTACCCCTTTAATGCAGTAAGCCCCGACGGCGGCAATAAAGGGCTGTCCTGGAAAACAAAATACGCCATGGTAGGCATCAATGCCCTCGGTAAAGATGCCCTTGCCGAAGGCATGAACGAAAAAGGGCTGTCAGTAGGATTGTTCTATCTGGCAGGTTATGCCGGTTATATGGATGTTCCGGCAAAAAAAATAGCTAAGTCCATCAGCGCTACCGACGTATCTGCCTGGCTGTTATCCAACTTTACAACCGTGGATGAAGTGAAAAAAGCGGTGGACAGCGGTATCCTGATCAACAAAGGCATACCCTTATATATCAACGGGGGTATTCCTTTCCCCTTACATTACAAGGTACATGATGCCCAGGGTAAGTCGCTGGTGATCGAATGTGTAGGAGGCAAGCTCTACACCTATAATAACCCGTTGGGTGTACTGACCAATTCCCCCACCTTTGACTGGCATATGACCAATCTGCGTAACTACGTAAATCTGAAGCCTACCAACGCTTCGCTTGTAAAGATGACCGGAGAGTCTGTCCAGGGCAGCAACGGCAGCGGAATGCTGGGGCTTCCGGGTGACTTTACCGCCTCTTCCCGTTTTATCCGTGCAGTAGCCTATACACAAAGCATGGAGCCTAGCCTCAACGCTTACGAGGCCGTTACACAGGCCTTTCATATTCTCAATTCCTTTGATATTCCCAAAGGAGTGATCAGAAATGCTGCCTACCCCAGGAATAATGAATATACACTATGGACCAGTGCAAGTGACCTGAAAAACAAACGGTTTTATTTTCATACGTTCTACAATAGAACTCCGCATGTAATAGATCTGATGAAATACTTGAACACTAATAAAGTACTGACTTTTTCTATGGACGCTCCTGAAGAACTCGTACAGAACTGA